A single window of Liolophura sinensis isolate JHLJ2023 chromosome 6, CUHK_Ljap_v2, whole genome shotgun sequence DNA harbors:
- the LOC135468320 gene encoding LOW QUALITY PROTEIN: dynein axonemal light chain 1-like (The sequence of the model RefSeq protein was modified relative to this genomic sequence to represent the inferred CDS: inserted 1 base in 1 codon) — MAKATTIKEALAKWEEKNGQKASEATEVKLCGCYPPIEKMDASLSTLASCTKLSLSTNAIEKIANLNGLKNLTILSXGRNAIKSLTGLEAVGDTLQELWISYNNIEKLKGINVLRKLKVLYMSNNSVKAWEEFMKLADLPVLEDLLFVGNPLYEEQEANNTWRDEACRRLSKLKKLDGVPVVRDEDAD, encoded by the exons ATG GCTAAGGCAACAACAATTAAAGAAGCTTTGGCAAAGTGG GAAgagaaaaatggacaaaaagCATCTGAAGCTACTGAAGTAAAGTTATGTGGATGTTATCCCCCTATAGAGAAGATGGATGCCTCTTTGTCAACTCTTGCCAGCTGCAC AAAACTGTCTTTGTCGACTAATGcaattgaaaaaattgcaaatttgaaTGGTTTAA AAAATCTCACAATTTTGT CTGGAAGAAATGCCATCAAAAGTTTAACTGGTCTG GAAGCAGTTGGTGACACATTACAAGAATTGTGGATCTCCTACAACAACATTGAAAAACTGAAAGGCATCAATGTTCTCAGAAAACTGAAG GTCCTGTACATGTCAAACAACTCTGTCAAGGCCTGGGAAGAGTTCATGAAACTA GCAGATTTACCTGTCTTGGAAGATTTGCTTTTTGTAG GCAACCCATTGTATGAGGAACAAGAGGCTAACAACACATGGCGGGACGAAGCATGCAGACGGCTGAGTAAACTGAAAAAGCTAGATG GTGTTCCTGTGGTAAGAGATGAAGATGCAGACTAA
- the LOC135466668 gene encoding RNA-binding protein lark-like, with protein sequence MGGKGECYRCGKPGHWSRDCPKGPSRPRREREMEDTRRPARPAPYPDPYRDPYREAYYRDRYAALDRYRPYADPYERRLPPPPPRDLYYRERDPYARPPPEYYGRTRRSPTRDPYYDSYYDRSYALPPPPGTSRASPLRSRVAPY encoded by the exons ATGGGTGGTAAAGGAGAATGTTATCGTTGTGGAAAGCCAGGACATTG GTCCAGAGATTGTCCGAAAGGCCC TTCTCGGCCAAGACGAGAGAGGGAGATGGAGGATACGAGGAGACCAGCTCGTCCAGCCCCTTACCCAGATCCTTACAGGGACCCCTACCGGGAGGCCTACTACAGGGACAGATATGCTGCCCTGGACCGCTACAGGCCCTATGCTGACCCTTATGAAAGGCGACtgccccctcccccacccaGAGACCTGTACTACAGAGAGCGGGATCCATATGCCAGACCTCCTCCAGAATACTATGGCAGAACGAGGCGCTCACCCACCAG GGATCCGTACTATGACTCATACTACGACAGAAG CTATGCCCTGCCGCCCCCTCCCGGAACCTCTCGTGCTTCCCCATTACGGAGCCGCGTGGCACCATACTGA
- the LOC135466667 gene encoding small ribosomal subunit protein uS10m-like, which translates to MAARTSGRTGYLLKKFVSLSVNSSKQRYHSTYQVNSWLRTLYRTTSQQTPLLREKFPSPTHLAISPIRCYNSSTEVENEDVPDDLYRQLDVEVKGHEPAVLDSYQKFVTLAAQELEIEIGQIFTPPKIITRRTLLKSVHIFKKHRVQYEWRTHFRVFEFKHLTGSTADTFLEYIQRNLPEGVAMKVSRYCLEEFPDHIADAIKDSRSKPKDHYPPLS; encoded by the exons ATGGCTGCGCGCACATCCGGGCGGACCGGGTATTTGTTAAAGAAGTTTGTATCGCTGTCGGTGAATTCTTCTAAACAGAGATATCACTCCACTTACCAG GTTAACAGTTGGTTACGGACACTTTATAGAACAACCTCTCAACAGACACCGTTACTACGAGAGAA gttTCCATCTCCTACACATTTGGCAATTTCTCCGATCAGGTGTTATAATTCATCAACAGAG GTTGAAAATGAGGACGTACCGGATGACCTGTACAGACAGTTGGACGTGGAGGTGAAAGGTCATGAGCCTGCAGTCCTTGACAGCTACCAAAAATTTGTGACCTTGGCAGCACAAGAGCTAGAAATAGAGATAGGTCAAAT TTTTACTCCCCCCAAAATAATCACAAGAAGAACTCTCCTCAAATCAGTTCACATCTTCAAGAAGCATCGTGTTCAGTATGAATGGAGAACCCACTTCAGAGTGTTTGAG TTCAAGCATCTAACCGGATCAACTGCAGACACGTTTCTAGAGTACATCCAGAGGAACTTGCCAGAGGGGGTGGCCATGAAAGTTTCCAGG TACTGCTTAGAGGAATTTCCAGACCATATAGCTGATGCCATCAAAGACAGCCGCAGCAAACCAAAGGATCACTACCCACCTCTCTCATAG